Proteins encoded in a region of the Onychostoma macrolepis isolate SWU-2019 chromosome 20, ASM1243209v1, whole genome shotgun sequence genome:
- the LOC131526722 gene encoding protein leg1a-like, giving the protein MDFIRAVAAVVLLALLGQAAVVTENGLPIHWDKAPSALSQLPTVDGVIQVNPWDYLQRMALYKLLINSTDPYMSSMGPGDKESPLWSLPLQLGWKLRSGRLTDPSPGSSSTCGLESSEPICISPQSWYACMNYYMSVLPFLAAVQTGVVGKGEIQLHIQVPAEVAQDYCSSFTDCSTKYPDAMTKWETFFQSLQQISNSDDTDFSKKDNILGLLWAAEEVSLQTASSACSERQKLYSSPEVRFGQGWLSSAAYVSAAHFHANIERSEKFMAPLPSRVLQESDRPPNIADLSAEENHSLYIFGWMNSVNQLLGGSLVNLWRSAMCSPQAREKGQGLLHDLILDPKFPGSSLMAILTEMTTSC; this is encoded by the exons ATGGATTTCATCAGAGCGGTGGCTGCTGTAGTCTTGTTGGCCTTGCTTGGCCAGGCAGCAGTAGTGACTGAGAATGGACTTCCTATTCATTGGGACAAAGCCCCAAGTGCGCTTTCCCAGCTGCCCACAGTTGACGGGGTGATCCAGGTAAACCCGTGGGATTACTTACAGAGGATGGCCTTGTACAAGCTGCTGATCAATTCGACTGATCCCTACATGAGCTCCATGGGACCTGGAGACAAAGAGAGTCCACTGTGGAGTCTTCCTCTGCAGCTGGGCTGGAAGCTCAGATCAG GCCGTCTGACTGACCCAAGCCCTGGCAGCAGCAGCACCTGTGGACTGGAAAGCTCAGAACCGATTTGCATCTCTCCTCAGAGCTGGTATGCAT GTATGAACTACTACATGTCCGTGCTTCCATTCCTGGCAGCAGTTCAGACAGGTGTAGTTGGGAAGGGTGAGATTCAGCTGCACATCCAGGTTCCAGCAGAAGTGGCTCAAGATTACTGCTCTAGCTTCACAGACTGTTCCACCAAATATCCTGATGCCATGACCAAGTGGGAAACATTTTTCCAG TCTTTGCAGCAAATCAGTAACTCTGATGACACAGATTTCAGCAAGAAGGACAATATCCTGGGACTGCTGTGGGCAGCAGAAGAGGTGTCTCTACAAACCGCCTCCTCGGCTTGCAGTGAAAG GCAGAAGCTGTACTCCTCTCCTGAGGTGCGGTTTGGACAGGGCTGGCTCAGCTCGGCTGCATATGTATCGGCTGCTCATTTCCACGCCAACATCGAGAGGTCCGAGAAGTTCATGGCTCCTCTGCCAAGCCGAGTGCTGCAGGAGTCTGATAGACCACCCAACATTGCCGATCTCAGCGCTGAGGAGAACCACTCACTCTACATCTTCGGCTGGATGAACAGTGTCAATCAACTGCTTG GTGGTTCCCTCGTGAATCTCTGGCGGAGTGCTATGTGTTCACCTCAGGCTCGGGAGAAAGGTCAAGGCCTTCTTCACGACCTCATTCTTGACCCCAAGTTCCCTGGCTCCAGTCTGATGGCAATCCTGACTGAGATGACCACCAGCTGTTAA